One window from the genome of Musa acuminata AAA Group cultivar baxijiao chromosome BXJ1-4, Cavendish_Baxijiao_AAA, whole genome shotgun sequence encodes:
- the LOC135672141 gene encoding MDIS1-interacting receptor like kinase 2-like: MSNLELLDLSRNGLIGRIPYQIGNCMKLHLLKLNNNNLSGSIPFEIGNLVYLQDALDISHNSLTGEIPTQFGKLLMLQNLNLSHNGLTGNLPSTFRDMRSMFIIDVSYNELEGPVPDNKHFQEAPVEWFVHNKGLCGVVKGLPPCASSTANEHHGSKHHTVIILSIVASMVVLLLLLLFVGIALRFLKRKKHRVQAVNNPIKQGTFSVLNFDGKVAYKDIIEATEDFDEKYLIGTGAYGSVYRAELSSGEVLAVKKIHLSEHENTVDEQPFQNEIETLTRIRHRNIVKLYGFCSSPHHKFLVYEYVERGSLGSVLRIEAAAAELDWVKRVNIVKDVARALSYMHHDCVPPIVHRDVTSNNILLDSEFKACVSDFGIARLLNPDTSNWSMLAGTHGYLAPELAYTMRLTTKCDVYSFGVITFELLVGTYPGDIISTLSSSSGQSLFVKDILDQRVSLPVDQVADEVAAALTLAIHCVDINPETRPTMKQIFEKLSAQPSPASLHALKFSDLMTREL, translated from the exons ATGTCCAACCTTGAACTTCTTGATCTGTCGAGAAACGGCTTGATAGGTAGGATACCATATCAGATAGGAAATTGCATGAAACTCCATTTGCTGAAGCTTAACAACAACAACCTCAGCGGAAGCATTCCTTTTGAGATAGGCAATCTGGTGTACCTTCAAGACGCACTCGACATCAGCCATAACTCTTTGACAGGGGAGATACCAACGCAATTCGGTAAATTGTTGATGTTGCAAAATTTGAATCTATCACACAATGGCTTGACGGGTAATCTTCCATCAACTTTTAGGGATATGCGTAGCATGTTCATCATCGATGTCTCATACAATGAATTGGAGGGTCCAGTTCCCGATAACAAGCATTTCCAGGAAGCTCCAGTAGAGTGGTTTGTCCACAACAAAGGTTTGTGTGGGGTTGTCAAAGGTTTGCCTCCATGTGCTTCATCTACTGCAAATGAACACCACGGAAGTAAGCACCACACAGTCATTATCTTATCTATTGTTGCATCTATGGTCGTCTTACTTCTCTTGCTTCTGTTCGTCGGAATTGCTTTGCGATTCCTGAAGAGGAAGAAACACAGAGTGCAAGCTGTCAATAATCCCATCAAACAGGGTACATTCTCTGTATTGAATTTTGATGGAAAAGTTGCATACAAGGATATCATCGAAGCAACAGAAGATTTCGATGAGAAGTACTTGATCGGAACCGGTGCATATGGCAGTGTTTATAGAGCAGAATTATCAAGTGGAGAGGTGCTAGCAGTGAAGAAAATTCACCTGTCCGAACACGAGAACACGGTGGACGAGCAACCCTTTCAGAATGAGATAGAAACTCTTACTCGAATCCGACATCGCAATATTGTCAAACTTTACGGATTCTGCTCCTCTCCTCACCACAAGTTTCTCGTGTACGAGTACGTGGAGAGAGGGAGTTTGGGATCCGTCCTCAGAatcgaagcagcagcagcagaattaGACTGGGTGAAGAGGGTGAATATTGTCAAAGATGTGGCTCGTGCTCTCTCCTACATGCATCATGATTGTGTTCCACCTATCGTTCATCGAGATGTAACCAGCAACAATATTCTACTGGATTCAGAATTCAAGGCTTGTGTTTCTGACTTCGGCATTGCTCGACTCCTGAATCCAGATACCTCAAACTGGAGCATGCTTGCCGGCACGCATGGTTACTTGGCACCAG AGCTCGCTTATACAATGAGACTGACCACCAAATGCGATGTGTATAGTTTTGGGGTGATCACATTCGAGTTGCTAGTGGGAACTTACCCAGGAGATATCATTTCTACCCTATCATCTTCCTCCGGCCAAAGCCTGTTTGTGAAAGATATATTAGACCAGCGTGTATCACTTCCGGTTGACCAAGTTGCAGATGAAGTAGCTGCAGCTTTAACATTGGCGATCCATTGCGTTGACATCAACCCAGAAACTCGCCCGACGATGAAGCAGATCTTTGAAAAGTTATCGGCGCAGCCGAGCCCGGCATCTCTCCATGCATTGAAGTTTTCTGATTTGATGACTCGAGAATTATGA
- the LOC135672142 gene encoding probable leucine-rich repeat receptor-like protein kinase At1g35710: MACQLRRSSLSTTLLLLVFLSPFVVLVRAASVLGFQGRALLHWKSTLRSPQLLASWNVDSSPCNWTGVACNIARNGRLVISEIQLPNMSLAGPLDALNFSAFRSLANLNLSYNQLNGNIPPTISALSNLVSLDLAANRFTGRIPVEIGSVRALQFLNLSQNQISGPIPPSLSNLSRLTDMQLEKNMITDVIPEELGRLRKLTILDLWANQLNGSIPPSLGNLTNLYMLELAQNQLTGFIPRELGHLINLVHFSLSNNSLTGPIPSSVGNQSKLEILYLWMNELSGSMPPEIGKLHQLTNLSLEVNKLSGQIPPSIGISRNLIDLRLSYNHLSGPLPPEMNNITDMQRRSPTDPNAEQQQLPRSHSRNIEELYEPKECSSAS; this comes from the exons ATGGCATGTCAACTACGCAGAAGTTCTCTCTCCACCACACTACTCCTACTAGtatttctctctccttttgtTGTTCTTGTAAGAGCAGCTTCCGTGCTGGGGTTCCAAGGGAGAGCTCTACTCCATTGGAAGTCCACACTCCGAAGTCCGCAGTTGCTCGCGTCCTGGAACGTCGACTCCAGTCCATGCAATTGGACTGGGGTTGCATGCAACATCGCACGCAATGGGCGCTTGGTCATCTCCGAGATACAGCTGCCAAATATGAGCTTAGCGGGGCCACTCGATGCTCTTAATTTCTCGGCGTTCCGATCGCTTGCCAATCTCAACCTCAGCTACAACCAGCTGAACGGGAACATTCCCCCTACCATTTCGGCTCTCTCCAACCTCGTATCTCTTGATCTGGCTGCTAACAGGTTCACAGGCAGAATTCCTGTCGAGATTGGTTCCGTGAGGGCGCTTCAGTTCCTAAATCTTAGCCAGAATCAGATAAGTGGTCCTATACCTCCGTCTCTGAGCAACCTTAGTAGGCTTACAGACATGCAACTAGAAAAAAATATGATTACGGATGTCATCCCTGAGGAGTTGGGGAGACTTAGAAAGTTGACCATCCTTGATCTCTGGGCAAACCAACTCAATGGTTCCATCCCTCCTAGTTTAGGAAACTTGACAAACCTCTACATGTTGGAACTCGCTCAAAATCAATTAACGGGATTCATTCCTAGAGAACTAGGACACCTAATAAACCTGGTGCACTTCTCGCTCTCTAATAATAGCCTAACAGGTCCCATCCCTTCATCGGTGGGAAATCAGAGCAAGTTGGAGATCCTTTACCTTTGGATGAATGAATTGTCAGGTTCTATGCCTCCAGAAATTGGAAAGCTGCACCAACTCACTAACTTGTCTCTCGAAGTGAACAAACTCTCAGGCCAAATCCCACCATCAATTGGTATCTCAAGGAACCTCATCGATCTACGCTTATCCTATAACCATTTGTCTGGTCCTTTGCCTCCGGAGATGAACAACATTACAG ATATGCAAAGGAGGAGCCCTACGGATCCTAATGCTGAGCAACAACAGCTTCCAAGGTCCCATTCCCGCAACATTGAAGAATTGTACGAGCCTAAAGAATGTTCGTCTGCATCATAA